A DNA window from Setaria viridis chromosome 2, Setaria_viridis_v4.0, whole genome shotgun sequence contains the following coding sequences:
- the LOC117842497 gene encoding ABC transporter B family member 28, which translates to MAISTWSARLLLTPAPSRAVPLPAPPRPAENPTRAPSISVSRRRLHLARPRPPRAYISAPAPGPEAAYAPPSLDAAAAAADVAAAISSSDAVTWAGVWALLSRHRARIAVCLAALVACTTCTLSMPLFSGRFFETLIGRGKEPLWRLLSKIAVLYTLEPIFTIMFVINMTVIWEQVMARLRSQIFRRILIQKMVFFDRHKVGELTGLLTSDLGSLKNLVSDNISRDRGLRALSEITGTLCILFTLSTELAPVLGLLMVSVSGLVALFKRSTVPTFKSYGIVQAQISDCASETFSAIRTVRSFGGEKRQISFFDNLARAYQNSGTKLGVLKSANESLTRVVVYVSLMALYVLGGSKVNAGKLSVGTMASFIGYTFTLTFAVQGAVNTLGDLRSTLASIERINSILSAKDIDDSLAYGLAKELDSKEIGDSNGGLYENGSVNKHFMSELKSSSSCSNLAWSGDIHLKDVHFSYPLRSDVEILNGLDLMIECGKVTALVGPSGAGKSTVVQLLARYYEPTQGCITVAGEDIRIFDKREWSRVVSLVNQDPVLFSVSVGENIAYGLPDDVVSKDDIIKAAKAANAHEFIISLPQGYDTLVGERGSLLSGGQRQRIAIARALLKNAPILILDEATSALDATSERLVQEALNLLMKGRTSLVIAHRLSTVQNAHRIAVCSEGKITELGTHAELVAKGGSYASLVGTQRLAFE; encoded by the exons ATGGCGATCTCCACCTGGAgcgcgcgcctcctcctcacccCTGCTCCCTCCCGCGCCGTCCCACTCCCGGCTCCCCCTCGCCCTGCCGAGAACCCGACCCGCGCCCCCTCCATTTCagtctcccgccgccgcctccacctcgcgcgcccgcgcccgccgcgggcCTACAtctccgcgccggcgccgggccctGAGGCCGCCTACGCGCCGCCCTCcctcgacgcggcggcggcggcggccgacgtcgccgccgcgatcTCGTCCTCCGACGCCGTCACCTGGGCGGGCGTCTGGGCGCTCCTCTCGCGCCACAGGGCCCGCATCGCGGTCTGCCTCGCGGCGCTCGTCGCCTGCACCACCTGCACCCTCTCCATGCCGCTTTTCTCAG GCAGGTTCTTCGAGACGCTGATTGGGCGGGGGAAAGAGCCACTGTGGAGGCTCCTGTCCAAGATAGCCGTGCTGTACACGCTGGAGCCCATCTTCACAATCATGTTTGTGATCAACATGACCGTCATCTGGGAGCAGGTTATGGCCAGGTTGCGGAGCCAGATATTTCGGAGGATTCTCATCCAAAAG ATGGTGTTTTTTGATCGCCACAAG GTTGGTGAATTGACCGGCTTGTTGACATCTGATTTGGGTTCCTTGAAGAATCTTGTAAGTGACAACATATCCAGAGACCGGGGACTAAGGGCACTCTCTGAG ATCACCGGTACACTTTGTATACTTTTCACACTATCTACTGAGCTAGCTCCTGTTCTCGGGCTCCTAATGGTCTCCGTCTCCGGGCTAGTTG CTCTTTTCAAGAGGTCAACTGTTCCCACTTTTAAATCTTATGGAATCGTGCAAGCACAAATATCAGATTGTGCATCAGAGACATTCTCAGCTATTCGTACA GTTAGGTCTTTTGGCGGTGAAAAACGtcaaatttctttctttgacAATTTG GCACGTGCTTACCAAAATAGTGGCACAAAATTAGGAGTGCTGAAATCTGCTAATGAATCATTAACTCGTGTAGTGGTTTATGTATCCCTAATGGCGCTTTATGTTCTTGGTGGAAGCAAGGTCAATGCG GGAAAATTGTCAGTTGGAACCATGGCATCTTTTATTGGTTACACCTTCACGTTAACCTTTGCT GTTCAAGGAGCTGTTAATACCCTTGGTGATCTACGCAGCACACTGGCTTCTATAGAGAGAATAAATTCTATTCTGTCAGCAAAGGACATTGATGATTCACTTGCATATGGTTTAGCCAAAGAACTCGATAGCAAAGAGATTGGAGATTCCAATGGTGGACTGTATGAAAATGGATCTGTTAACAAACATTTCATGTCAGAACTGAAATCATCGAGTAGCTGTAGTAATCTAGCCTGGTCTGGTGACATTCATCTGAAAG ATGTCCATTTCTCTTATCCACTGAGATCTGATGTGGAGATTTTGAATGGCCTTGATCTTATGATTGAGTGTGGGAAGGTCACAGCACTTGTAGGGCCTAGTGGTGCTGGGAAAAGCACTGTGGTGCAACTTCTTGCACGGTATTATGAG CCAACTCAAGGCTGCATCACTGTGGCAGGAGAAGACATCCGCATTTTTGACAAAAGAGAATGGTCTCGAGTGGTATCTCTAGTAAATCAG GACCCAGTCCTATTCTCGGTGTCTGTTGGAGAAAATATTGCTTATGGTCTCCCAGATGACGTTGTCTCCAAGGATGATATAATAAAAGCTGCTAAAGCTGCCAATGCTCATGAATTTATCATTTCTCTTCCACAG GGGTATGACACTCTTGTTGGTGAACGAGGCAGTCTCCTAAGTGGGGGACAGAGACAG AGAATTGCAATTGCACGAGCCCTTCTGAAAAATGCTCCTATTCTAATACTTGATGAG GCTACTAGTGCACTGGACGCGACAAGTGAGCGGCTTGTGCAGGAAGCTCTCAATCTTTTGATGAAGGGAAGGACTTCTCTGGTGATTGCCCACAGGCTAAGCACTGTGCAGAATGCACATCGAATTGCTGTTTGCTCAGAGGGCAAGATAACTGAACTGGGGACACACGCCGAACTGGTTGCTAAGGGAGGCAGTTACGCATCACTTGTCGGGACACAAAGGCTTGCTTTTGAGTAA